GGTTACAATTGGAATTATGAATATTCCAATTTGGGCTTTATTTATGTTTATAGGAACTGCATTGTATGCATTCTTCCAAGTTTTTCCAACACCAGAAGCTCATGCAATGTTAACAGGAGATAAAAAAGCAGAAGGAATTATGCCGTATTTTATTCTGAATTATTTACCGGTTGGAATTCCGGGAATTGTTCTAAGTGCTGTTCTAGCTGCAGCAATGTCATCGTTGGATTCAAGTATAAATGCAATTTCTACAGTTGGTGTAAACGATATTTACAGAAGACATTTCGTTAAAAATAGAGAAGATAAACACTATCTTATTGTTGCATGGATTATTGCAACAGTTACTTCAATAATTATGATTTTGGGTGCAATAATTTTGGTTGAAACCGAAACTAAAACTCTTCAAGATGCAATAACAATTTTGAACTCTGTTGTTATGGGTGGAGTTTTTGGAATGTATTTATTAGGATTTATTACTACTAGAGTTAATGCAAAATCAATCTGGGTTGGAATAGTTGTAACAGTTATATTTTCTGTCTGGGTAATTCTTTCAGAAAGAAATTTACTTCCGCAATCAATGATTATTCCATTTGATTTATATTATACCGGAATGGTTGGCCATATTTTATTATTTACAACTTCATTATTAACTTCAATATTTGTGTTCAGAAAAAAAGATAAAAATGATTTAACAAATTTAACTATTTGGACAAAAGACGGAACTCCAATTGAGTAGTAATATATTTCAACAAAGAAAAAATATAATTCTCATTTTGTTTTTTCTAAATATTACGAATTTTCTTATTGCTCAAAAAACTGTTGAAATATTAGATTTCGCAAAACCTAAAAATGGAAATACTTATGTTATTGCTCACCGTGGAGCTCATAAAAATTTTTCGGAAAATACAATTGCAGCATATAAAAGAGCTATAGAACTTGGATGTGATTTCATTGAAATTGATATTAGAATAACTAAGGATGGAAAATTTGTAAGTATTCACAATTCCCAAATTGATGAATATGTTAAAGGAATTTATGGAGATGTAAGTGATTATACACTTTATGAATTAAAGAAAATGAATATATCTAATAAGTCTGCTGAAATTAATGATGATGAAAAAATTCCAACTTTGGAAGAAATATTGGAATTATGTAAAAATAAAATCGGAATTTATTTGGATTTGAAGGAACCATTCGTTGAAGAAATTTCAACGATAATTAAAAAATATGAAATGGAGAAAAATGTTCTTTGGTATATTCCTTTTTCATATTTAAACGAAATTAAAAATCTAAAAGAAGTTTGCAAAGAATGTATTCCAATGCCGGATCCGGAACTGAAAGAAAATTTGTTATATTTAATTTTACAAACAAATCCTAAATTAATTGCTACAGATATGAGTCAGTTAGATTCCGAATTTGTTGAAATTTGTCACAATAAAAATATTAGAGTTTTTGTAGATGAAAAAAATGGTACCGTAGAGGAATGGAAAAATATTATTAAGTTAAATTGTGATGGAATTCAAACTGATAATCCGGAAGAACTTATAAATTTTCTAAGAAATAATTAAGCATTTCACAATATTCAAATTGCAATAAATCACTTCATAAAGGTTGTAAAATTTATAACTTATAATTACTTTACATTTCAATTATATTTGTTTGTAATTAATACATGAAGATTGGAGAGTTTCTGTGAGATATATTTTTCAAATATTTTTAATAATAATTTTATTCTATTCAATTCATTTTTCAGAAATTTTAGAATCAACAAAAAGCATTCCCAAAATACAAGAGCTAATTGATAAAAGTAAAAATGGCGATACGGTTTTAGTTCCTCCGGGAATTTATTATGAGAATATAAATTTCAAAGGAAAAAAAATTGTCGTTATGTCTTACTTTTTGGAAATGAAAGATTCATCCTACATTCAAAGCACAATCATTAGCGGAATGCTGCAAGGCTGTGTTGTAACTTTTGAAAACGGTGAAGATTCAACAGCAGAATTAAATGGATTTACCATAAGAGAAGGAATTAGTTATTCTGATACATTGCACGGAGGGGGAATTACAATTAGGAATAATTCTTCTGCAACTTTGAAGAATTTAATTGTTACAAGAAATGCAGTTGAAGACTGTAACGGTGCCGGAATTTTATGCAGAGATAATTCAAAAGTTATTTTTGAAAATTTAATTATAACTGAAAATGAATCGAAAAACGGAAACGGCGGTGGAATTTTTATAATTAATTCAAATGCGAAAATTAGTGATGCGATAATTTCAAATAATAAATCAAATTCCGGTGGGGGAATTTTAAGTTATAATTCTAAATTGAAAATAATAAACACAAAAATATTTAATAATATTTCTGAAAATGGAATTGGAGGAAGTGGACTTTTACTTGATAATAATTCAAACATAACAATTCTAAATTGTGAAATTACAAAAAACAATATTTTGTGGAATTCTGATGCTGCAATTGCTCCAAGCGGCAATGGTGGAGGAATATTTATAAAGAATAATTCATTTTTAAAAATTGATTCATCTAAAATAAGTAATAATATTTCCAAAATTGATGGCGGTGGAATTTCTTTAGATAGTTCACAAATCGAAATAAATAATTCAATTATTGAAAATAACATTAGTCAAAATAACGGCGGTGGATTTTTTATAAATCCCGGAAATGAACAAATAAAATTTTCAAATATAGTTGTTAAAAATAATTCTGCAGAAAATATTGGAGGAGGAATTTATTCTAATTTCGCAATTGAATTAAATGACAATATGAACAATAGTATTTTTCTAAATAAAGCAAATTTGGGAAGTACGGATATTCATTTTGAAATAATTAATTCAAAATTTCCAAATATTATAAGTTTAGATACAGTAACAGTTTCTGAACCGGAAAAATATCATATAAATATTATTGATAAAATCAGTTTTAATTTTAAGCATTCAATTTTCAATTCGGTAAATTCAGATTTATATGTTTCACCAAATGGCTCAGATTCAAATAATGGAATTTTACCAATTTCACCATTGAGAACAATTTCTTTTGCAAATTTAGTTGCAAAAACAGATTCTGTAAATCAGAGAATAATAAACTTACTTCAAGGTGTATATTCAAGTTCGACAAATGATGAAACATTTCCAATTTATTTACGAGATAATATATCCTTAGTTGGTAATAAAGTTGATCAAACAATTCTTGATGGAGAAAATAAAAATAGTCTTATAAAAATTAATCCTAAAAATAAAAATGTAAATGTTGAAAAATTAACAATTCAGAACGGATATGATTTGAACGGAAGTGGAATTTCAGTTTCCGGTAAAAATATTTTACTTAAAGATTTGTTAATCAAAAATAATACTTCAGAAAATGATGGAGCTGGATTAGCTATTAGCTTGGCTGAAAATGTTAAACTAACTAATTTAACTGTTGCGGAGAATATTTCGAAAAACCAAACTAGCTCTGCTGGAATTTTAATTAATGGGGAAAAAGTATCAGTAATTAATTGCATCATTTACAATAATAAACCAAAAAATATAAAATTACGAAAAGGATTTTTACCAAATTCGGAATTAACAATTTCAAATTCAAATTTAGTTGGAGGAAGAAATAATATAGATAATTTGGATAGTATAAGAATAAATTGGTTATTCGGTAATACTGATTCTGATCCGATGTTTATTGGTGGAGAACCTTTTGATTATAGTTTAACTGAAAATTCTCCGTGCGTAAATTCCGGAACTTCTTTTTTAGTTTGGGAAGGTGACACATTAATTAATTTGTCTGCTGATGAATATATAGGTTTTGCTCCGGATATGGGAGCAATAGAATCTGATTTTTTAATTTCCATAAATGAAGATGAAAATTTGCCAACTGAATATTCATTATCCCAAAATTATCCCAATCCGTTTAATCCATCAACGAAAATAAAATATTCAATTCCGTCGCAAGTGAAAAGTGAAAAGTCAAATGTGGAATTAGTAATTTTTGATATTTTGGGAAAAGAAGTTAAAACACTAATAAATCAATATCATAATCCCGGAAATTATGAAGTTACCTTTGAAGCACAAAATTTACCAAGTGGAATTTATTTTTATCAACTTAAAACTGACAATTTTTCGGAAACTAAAAAATTAATTTTACTTAAATAGAAAAAAGTAGTTAATTCATTTCAAAAAAATCAAAAGAACCTAACAAGTATTAATTTTATTTGATTATCTTAAATTCAAGTTATATATTAGGCAAACGATTGTTTAATCATTTTATATTACTGAATTGTAGAAGATTGGAAAGTTATGCAAATATATAAAGGAATTTGGCCGGTTTTAATAACACCATTTAATGATGATTTATCAATTGATTTTATTGGATACCAAAAAATGATTGAATGGTATTTGCAATTTAATCTTGGCGGAATTTATGCAAATTGCCAGTCAAGTGAAATGTTTGAATTGACCGATAGCGAAAGATTAAAATTAATTTCTGATGCAGTGAAAATTGTTAATGGTAAAATTCCAGTTGTTGGAACTGGTAATTTTGGTGAAAATATAAATGATCATTTGGAATTTATAAGAAAAGTTTCTGATACAGGTGTAGATATTGTTATGTTGACCGTTCCGGAATTCTTAAATAATGATGATGAATTAGAAAAATACTATTTAACCATTGCTGAAAAAACCAATGTAAAACTTGGGATTTATGAATGTCCGGTTCCGAGAAGATATTATTTAGGGTTTGATTTAATAAAAAAAATTGCAGAAACCGGAAAATATTTTGCATATAAAGAAACAAGCTGTGATTTGGAAAAGATTAAGAAAATTACAGATATTACAGTTTCGACAAACTTTGCACATCTTCAAGCAAATGTTCCGTATTTGTTGGAATCAATAAAATATGGAACGCCGGGCTCCATGAATATTGCAGCAAATTGGCTTCCAGATTTGGAAGTTACAGTTTATGAAAACGGAAAAAACAATAATCCAAATGCTGAAAAATTTCATAATATTTTATGTGGGATGGAAATGGCGCAGAGATCAGTCCATCCTATGGGTGTAAAATATTTAATTAGCAAAAGAGGAATATCAATAAAATCCTTAACAAGATATCCTAGAAAATTATCTTTAGAAGAAATGTTTGGTTTAGAGCAAGCAGCAAAAAATTGGTTCACAGAAGATGGTAAATTAAAAATATTGCATTAATTTTATTTTCGTAAAATATGGAAATTATCAATCCTGGTAATGAAGATTATCATATTCATTCAATAAATTTTTCCGATGGATTAAATACAATTGATGAAATTGTAAAATTTGCCGGAGAAATTGGTTTAAATAAGATTGCAATTACAGATCACAACCAAGCATATTTAGATACTCGAAATTTCGCTCGAAAATCTTACAGAGGAATTATAAAAAGATGGCAAAATATTTTTAATGATGTTGATGTAAAATTTGGAATAGAGGCGGATATTTTAAATTCCAATGGTGATGTGTGTATGGATATTCAAGGTGAAGAATCGGATTTTATTATTCTTTCTACTCATCAAAATCCGCCGTATCAGGAAGATTCAAGAACCATAACCGAAGCATATCTAAATGCAATTGAAAGATTTCATTTCAAAATAAAATTTCTTGGTCATCCTTGCTCAATTTACCACGGAGATAATGTTGATATTATTGCCGTAACCGAATTATGCAATAAATATAATGTTGCCTTGGAAGTAAACGGAGCAAACCTTTCAACAAACAGAACAAATTTAAGTAAACTTAAACAAATGTTAAAAATCGCAAATAGAATTTATATTAATAGTGATTCTCACACTTTATATGAATTAAAAACTGTTAGAAAAATTGCTTTCCAATATCTTAAAGAAAACAGTTTTATAAATAAAATATTTTAATTAAGATTTAAAATATTGGTCTTTTTTCTCCATTATATTTTTCAGCTCCATTTTTTTGATTGAATAAATCTTTATATCTAATTAAATCTTCGTCATTTGTTTTTGGTTCAGAAATAATTCCAAAATATCTTCCCATCCAATAATCATGAATAAAATCAGTAGGATCCATAACTCTTTTTCCATTTGCTCTTCCATCCAAATTTATTGAATTCCTATTTCCGGATGATTCTCTCGGAGAAATAATTTTTGTTCCTCCTTCATAAGAAATATAACCGGGTTCAACAAATAAATCATCTCTATGTGAATTTGTGTAATTATGTTCAACACAATCCAAAGTCCATTTTCTTAAATAATTTACAGCTTGTTCTGCTTCACAATCATTTCCAGTCATTACTCCATATGCAAAATTAAACCAAGCTAAATGTTCAATTCTTTTAGTTTCCCAAGATCTTTCCAGACTTCTTAAGTAAATTGATTTTAAATTTTGATCATCTACATAGCGGAGCAAGGTAAAATATGACCAAAATGCTAGATTGTCATCCCACGGAGCAATATTCTCAGGTGGGAAAGTATTTTTTTGACGAACTGTATGATTTAAATAACCCCAATCTACCAATTGCTGAAATGCATTTGTGAATTTTGAACTTCCGCAAATTGCCAATGCAGATTTTGCAATTGCTTGTGCTTCTAATCCATTTAAGCCTTTATCAACCCAGCCGTATGGATTGAGAAGATAATTAGCATCCCACCGACCCCAACGTGTAGGCTTTCCATCCATATCAATTAATTTCCAGCCATTATCTACTATATACCTTGCTATTTTTTCGATATGTTCTTTGGCTAATTTTTTATCATTTCCTTCTGCAATTAAATCATGAAATAATGTTACTGCATAAAAATGCGCCATAATTTCATCACTTGAAGTATCACCTTTCCAGTACCATTTTCCGTCTTTTGTTTGATACCATTTAGCTGGTAAACCCCCGGACCCATGTTTACTTCTTTCATCTTCATCCCCAGTTGGTGACCAAATTGCGCGTGCGATAAATCCATCAATTGGAGTGATTTTTTCAAGCCAGATCATTGCATAAAATGAGTTTAGTGCTTCTTGTTTTGCAGTTTCATCTCCGGTAACTAAATATTTATAACACATTGCAGCAAGATATGGAGCAGTATGTCCTCCGTCATTATCACTTATTTCCCTTATCCATTTATTATTTTTCTTATATAACATATGAATAAATCCAAGTCTTTTATGTCCCCAAGTTTCCAAATGTTGTTCATAAAAATCAACTTTCTTTTGCAACGTAAATCGTTCATAATTAATAATTCCAATTCCCTTATCAGTTGCAACACAAACTGTTTCATTCATTACAGATATATCATTTACCTTTTCTCCAGGGAGCCAATGATCTGCACCAAAAAACTGCCAATCATTTTCCAACTTTCTGATTAAACCTTTTTTTGTTCCGATCCAAACATCATTATCAAACCCTTTTTCTAAACAAGTTGTATTTTCGAAAGGTAAACCATTTTCTCCTTTAATTGTATAAATAGAAGCACCTCTTAAAATACCAATTCCACGATCTGTACTTATATAAATCTTATTCGCAACACTTAAAAAATCATTAGTATTAGTTGAAGGTAGTTTTCCCCAATCAATGAAATCTTGATTAACAATTTTTCCATCAAATAATGCAAGTTCACCAAATCTTAAAATATATAATGTTCCACTATAAGAAGTAATTTTTTGAATTGGACCAATATCAACCGGATCTGCATGGAGTTGCGTTCCATCTTCCATAAGCATTGTCATATTACTTGAATAATATCCGCCTTCCGGTTTTATATTTAGTAATTTATCATCATTTAAACGAAAAACATCATTTGTGGTTGCTGCATAAATTTCATTGTTATGTAAACATAAATCAACAAAAATATTTTTGTCAATTAATTTCCATTCATGATTTAGTTGAAATAATCCATTTCCAGTTAGCGCAAATAATAAATTGTTAAGAGAAATTATTCGATTAATTCTATTCGGTGAATTTTCAACTTTTTCAATTCTATCTTTTTCAATCCAGAATAATTCTGAATTCATAACTAAATAAAATTTTTCCTTGAATGAAGCTACTGAGGTAATTTCACTTTCAGTAAAAATTTTGGTTGAATATTCTTGTAAGTAAACTTTATCTTCAACCGTTCTCCATTGAGGATTATCATGTTTATAAATTTTTTGAGAAAATGTAATTTGATAAATGATAATTAAAATCATTGAAAATAATTTGAAATTTAATTTCATATTACACCTCACTTTAATTCAAATTTTCTTGAAAGTTATTTAAAATATATTCAGCTACATTTTTCATTACTTGAGAATTTCCTAAGTCATTTAAATGACGATCTTTAAAATCAACGCAAATCTCATCATTACCGCTTATCTCAAACATAAATAAATTTTCATTTGAAACTGTATTTTGCAAAAGTTCAATAAAATTTTGTTCAACTTTAAAGTAATAACCCCGGAAATAATAGCTTTTAACATACTTAACATTTTTACTGCTAATTTTATCAAAATCATTTCGTATTGGATAAAAGACAACCGTTTCTGCATTATTTTTATTTGAAATTTCTTTAATTCGATTTATCAAAGCCCTCGTTATGTCAATTGAATAATTATCGCGAGCGGATTTAGGAATTATGTAAGGAGTAAAATGACTTCTTCCATTTACAAAATCCTCATAAGTTAAAATTGTAATATTTGTTGAATCTGTAAGTTGTAAAATTTTTTGCGAGTATAGATTTAAATCTATTTCAAAGGATTTAATTTTTTCTTTCCTTGGAAATTTATTATGATTTGGTAAATCTTTAACCCAATCTTCAAGTATTAATTGCTCAAGAGTTTGTTTTTTATAATTCTGGATTGCAGAATAAAAAAGTTGTATGATAACACTATTCTTATAATAACTATTTTGAGTATAAAATGGTCCTTCCAAATTCTTGTTGAAAAGTTTAAATGTTGGTTTTAAATGACCGGCAATTTTTCCTACGTTTCTATCGGGAAATGTATTTTCCCAAAAATCGTTTTTGGGAGTTGACCAAATTAAAACCAAATCTGCTTTATATTTTGTAAAATAATTTTCTAAGGCAATAATTTGCTGATCTTGACCCCAACCGGATGCAGCTAATGAAAAAACTTTTACTTTTCTATTTGTAAATTTTGTAAGATAATTTTCTAACAAAATTTCTGGCATTTTATTTTTGGAAGAAGTTGCAGATTCAACTTGACTATCACCAAGTAACAGTATAACAAAATCATTTTGATTATACATTATTTTTTGTCCTCGTAATCCCAATTGATTTGGTTCATCATTTTTGCAATTTGACAAATTTCTTCTTGGCGAATCATTCCAACCCCAGCCGGAGTTAAGCGGTTCATAAAATAATCTTAATATAATTTCTGAAAGAAATAATAGAAGAATAAATGTGAAGAAACTAATTGATAGATTTTTCAGCAAATTTAAATTCATTAGTAAATTATTGTGGAAAATATTTTATAATATTTCAAAATTTTATAAATATAAAATGCTATTTTAATAACCGCGAATATAAATTAAAAAAAAATCTAATTAGAATCTTTATTATTTGTGTTAAACAAACGTTTTCATTATTATTACAATTAAATGAAGAATTATTCTGAATAGATTTTCAGATAAATTATAACTAATCAAAATACTATGTAATCTTAATTTTTAAATAACCAGCGGGATAAATTAAAATGAAAAATTTTGACAAAACTAAAAACATTGACAGAAGAAACTTTATTAAAAATATTTCGCTTTCAGCTGCCGCATTAACTTTTGGAGCAAGTAAAATAAACGCTAAAGATACTAACTTAGCAAAATCAAATACTCAAAAATTTAAAATGAATTTCGCTCCGCATTTTGGAATGTTTGAAAATAGTGCTGGAAAAGATAATATCGATCAGTTAAAATATATTGCTGATCAAGGATTTACAGCGCTTGAAGATAATGGAATGAAATCAAAATCGATTGAAGATCAGAATAAAATTGCTAAAACAATGGAAAATCTAAATTTGGCCATGGGTGTATTTGTTGCTCATAATATTTATTGGGATAAACCAAATTTAGCAAGTGGAAATATTGAACTAAGAAATGAATTCTTAAAAGATATTAAAGAATCTGTAGAAGTTGCAAAACGGGTAAATGCTAAATGGATGACTGTTGTTCCTGGTCATGTTGATCTAAAATTAGAAATGGAT
The nucleotide sequence above comes from Ignavibacteriota bacterium. Encoded proteins:
- a CDS encoding glycerophosphodiester phosphodiesterase family protein, with amino-acid sequence MSSNIFQQRKNIILILFFLNITNFLIAQKTVEILDFAKPKNGNTYVIAHRGAHKNFSENTIAAYKRAIELGCDFIEIDIRITKDGKFVSIHNSQIDEYVKGIYGDVSDYTLYELKKMNISNKSAEINDDEKIPTLEEILELCKNKIGIYLDLKEPFVEEISTIIKKYEMEKNVLWYIPFSYLNEIKNLKEVCKECIPMPDPELKENLLYLILQTNPKLIATDMSQLDSEFVEICHNKNIRVFVDEKNGTVEEWKNIIKLNCDGIQTDNPEELINFLRNN
- a CDS encoding right-handed parallel beta-helix repeat-containing protein; translation: MRYIFQIFLIIILFYSIHFSEILESTKSIPKIQELIDKSKNGDTVLVPPGIYYENINFKGKKIVVMSYFLEMKDSSYIQSTIISGMLQGCVVTFENGEDSTAELNGFTIREGISYSDTLHGGGITIRNNSSATLKNLIVTRNAVEDCNGAGILCRDNSKVIFENLIITENESKNGNGGGIFIINSNAKISDAIISNNKSNSGGGILSYNSKLKIINTKIFNNISENGIGGSGLLLDNNSNITILNCEITKNNILWNSDAAIAPSGNGGGIFIKNNSFLKIDSSKISNNISKIDGGGISLDSSQIEINNSIIENNISQNNGGGFFINPGNEQIKFSNIVVKNNSAENIGGGIYSNFAIELNDNMNNSIFLNKANLGSTDIHFEIINSKFPNIISLDTVTVSEPEKYHINIIDKISFNFKHSIFNSVNSDLYVSPNGSDSNNGILPISPLRTISFANLVAKTDSVNQRIINLLQGVYSSSTNDETFPIYLRDNISLVGNKVDQTILDGENKNSLIKINPKNKNVNVEKLTIQNGYDLNGSGISVSGKNILLKDLLIKNNTSENDGAGLAISLAENVKLTNLTVAENISKNQTSSAGILINGEKVSVINCIIYNNKPKNIKLRKGFLPNSELTISNSNLVGGRNNIDNLDSIRINWLFGNTDSDPMFIGGEPFDYSLTENSPCVNSGTSFLVWEGDTLINLSADEYIGFAPDMGAIESDFLISINEDENLPTEYSLSQNYPNPFNPSTKIKYSIPSQVKSEKSNVELVIFDILGKEVKTLINQYHNPGNYEVTFEAQNLPSGIYFYQLKTDNFSETKKLILLK
- a CDS encoding dihydrodipicolinate synthase family protein encodes the protein MQIYKGIWPVLITPFNDDLSIDFIGYQKMIEWYLQFNLGGIYANCQSSEMFELTDSERLKLISDAVKIVNGKIPVVGTGNFGENINDHLEFIRKVSDTGVDIVMLTVPEFLNNDDELEKYYLTIAEKTNVKLGIYECPVPRRYYLGFDLIKKIAETGKYFAYKETSCDLEKIKKITDITVSTNFAHLQANVPYLLESIKYGTPGSMNIAANWLPDLEVTVYENGKNNNPNAEKFHNILCGMEMAQRSVHPMGVKYLISKRGISIKSLTRYPRKLSLEEMFGLEQAAKNWFTEDGKLKILH
- a CDS encoding PHP domain-containing protein — translated: MEIINPGNEDYHIHSINFSDGLNTIDEIVKFAGEIGLNKIAITDHNQAYLDTRNFARKSYRGIIKRWQNIFNDVDVKFGIEADILNSNGDVCMDIQGEESDFIILSTHQNPPYQEDSRTITEAYLNAIERFHFKIKFLGHPCSIYHGDNVDIIAVTELCNKYNVALEVNGANLSTNRTNLSKLKQMLKIANRIYINSDSHTLYELKTVRKIAFQYLKENSFINKIF
- a CDS encoding TIM barrel protein, translating into MDRRNFIKNISLSAAALTFGASKINAKDTNLAKSNTQKFKMNFAPHFGMFENSAGKDNIDQLKYIADQGFTALEDNGMKSKSIEDQNKIAKTMENLNLAMGVFVAHNIYWDKPNLASGNIELRNEFLKDIKESVEVAKRVNAKWMTVVPGHVDLKLEMDYQTANVVESLKQASAILEPHGLVMVLEPLNFFNHPGLFLKKVPQAYQICKAVNSPACKILDDLYHQQITEGNLIPNIDAAWDEIAYFQMGDNPGRNEPTTGEINYKNIFEHIYNKGFKGILGMEHGNSKKGKEGEIAVIEAYRKCDVN